In Bacillus sp. FJAT-45037, the following are encoded in one genomic region:
- a CDS encoding B12-binding domain-containing radical SAM protein, producing the protein MKTVVTTLNAKYIHTCLALRCLKAYAEPEFPIEMVEFTIKDPVMNIVSDLYERTPDVIGFSCYIWNIEETLKVIEMLKKVMPHTQIVLGGPEVSYDTKEWLEKTSDADFIVVGEGEETFKQLLEELSTTKKYHMVFGLAYRKGEEILINAPRPKLKLDDLPTPYRFEEDLTALSKRVTYFETSRGCPYSCQFCLSSIEVGVRYVNIEQVKRDLLFLIESGAKLIKFVDRTFNIKRDYALEIFQFLIDNHQGCVFQFEITADIMRPEVLEFLNEHAPKGIFRFEIGVQSTNDTTNELVQRRQNFEKLARTVTMVKDGGKIDQHLDLIAGLPEEDYNSFRNTFNEVFALGAEELQLGFLKMLRGTGLRLRADDHDYVYMNHSPYEILSNNILPFSDIVRIKRVEDVLEKYWNDHRMDLTIEYLVEKEFASPFDFFQEFGNFWESKGWSRIGHQLEDLFSRLYQFLESRDTNHLDTIKGLMMVDYFGNHKHKPRKTWWTFSLTKEEQSTYLKAIADNPTEVSEDFAALGLTEKELHKHTMIEVIPFSLDAYVNDRIIKQKNEIVIAYFSPKTNKTSLFSSRREALTV; encoded by the coding sequence ATGAAAACCGTCGTTACGACGTTGAACGCTAAATACATTCACACATGCTTAGCACTTCGCTGTCTGAAAGCCTATGCCGAACCTGAATTTCCAATTGAAATGGTTGAATTCACAATTAAAGACCCTGTGATGAACATAGTCTCCGATCTATATGAACGTACACCAGATGTGATTGGGTTTAGCTGCTACATTTGGAACATAGAAGAAACGCTAAAAGTCATTGAAATGTTAAAAAAAGTGATGCCACATACTCAGATCGTCCTTGGAGGTCCTGAAGTTTCCTATGATACAAAGGAATGGCTCGAAAAAACCTCAGATGCTGACTTCATTGTTGTTGGAGAAGGCGAAGAGACATTTAAACAACTTCTTGAAGAATTGAGTACAACGAAGAAATACCATATGGTCTTTGGACTCGCATATCGTAAAGGGGAGGAAATCCTCATTAATGCTCCTAGACCTAAACTAAAATTAGATGATCTCCCTACTCCATATCGTTTTGAAGAAGATCTAACAGCTCTCTCAAAACGTGTGACTTATTTTGAAACGAGCCGCGGCTGTCCGTATAGCTGTCAATTTTGCTTGTCTTCCATTGAAGTCGGGGTACGTTATGTCAATATAGAGCAAGTGAAACGAGATTTACTTTTCTTAATTGAAAGTGGAGCGAAATTAATTAAATTTGTTGATCGTACATTCAATATTAAAAGAGATTACGCCCTTGAAATTTTTCAGTTCCTCATCGATAACCATCAAGGCTGTGTGTTCCAATTTGAGATCACTGCAGATATTATGCGTCCAGAGGTACTCGAATTTCTGAATGAGCACGCACCAAAGGGAATTTTCCGTTTTGAGATTGGCGTTCAATCAACAAACGATACAACGAACGAGCTCGTGCAACGTCGACAAAATTTCGAGAAACTAGCCCGAACCGTCACGATGGTTAAAGACGGTGGGAAAATTGACCAACATTTAGATTTAATTGCTGGTCTTCCGGAAGAAGATTACAACTCCTTCCGAAACACATTTAATGAAGTGTTTGCCCTCGGGGCGGAAGAACTTCAATTAGGTTTCTTGAAAATGTTACGCGGGACAGGCCTTCGTCTACGTGCCGATGATCATGATTACGTCTATATGAATCATTCTCCTTATGAGATCCTTAGCAATAATATTCTTCCGTTTTCAGATATTGTCCGTATTAAACGAGTGGAAGATGTATTAGAGAAGTATTGGAATGACCATCGCATGGACTTAACAATTGAGTACTTAGTCGAAAAAGAATTTGCATCACCGTTTGACTTCTTCCAAGAATTCGGTAACTTTTGGGAGTCGAAAGGTTGGTCTCGAATTGGGCATCAACTTGAGGACTTGTTCTCAAGACTTTATCAATTCCTTGAATCCCGAGACACTAATCACCTCGATACTATTAAAGGCTTGATGATGGTTGATTATTTCGGTAATCATAAGCATAAGCCGCGCAAAACGTGGTGGACCTTCTCTTTAACAAAAGAAGAGCAGAGTACCTATTTAAAAGCGATTGCCGACAATCCAACGGAAGTAAGTGAAGACTTTGCTGCCCTTGGTTTAACAGAAAAAGAACTTCACAAACATACGATGATCGAAGTCATTCCGTTCTCTTTAGATGCATACGTAAACGATCGAATAATCAAACAAAAAAATGAAATTGTGATTGCATACTTTAGTCCAAAAACGAATAAAACAAGCTTATTCTCATCAAGACGTGAAGCACTCACTGTCTAA
- a CDS encoding EAL domain-containing protein — MNSCKNCGFIPNLSDRGHLLLRIKNQNLLSKMKGILLEQNMTFTTNENNLLFVQYDSLQHVQTMIDLFDSYLLKKADQVYATYSVETNDRFANFVPYEQLRERLLNWSYVQIINEGLFTQHMQPIINVSSGSVYGYEFLLRPIDEEHRFNPGSLFSFSQRAGLQSVLDSQARISAIKISAKHLSKGVKRFINFLPSSIYDPNHCLKSTLQAVERANIDPEDLVFEVVETEKIPDIDQLKNIFNVYQKRGIHVALDDLGSGFATVDVLKELKPNFAKIDRNLIGHCDEDPIKQREIKEIANVANTYGITLLAEGIERKEEADFCAHLHIPLAQGYYFGRPEAKPRESLHI; from the coding sequence TTGAATTCATGTAAAAATTGCGGTTTCATACCTAACCTCTCAGATCGAGGTCATCTATTATTACGAATAAAAAATCAGAATCTATTAAGTAAAATGAAGGGGATACTTCTCGAACAGAATATGACGTTCACAACGAATGAAAATAATTTATTGTTTGTTCAATATGATTCTCTTCAACATGTACAGACAATGATTGACTTGTTTGATTCTTATTTGTTAAAGAAAGCCGATCAAGTTTATGCAACTTATTCAGTTGAAACAAATGATCGATTCGCAAACTTTGTTCCATACGAGCAATTAAGAGAGCGATTATTAAACTGGTCGTATGTTCAAATTATTAATGAGGGATTATTTACTCAACATATGCAGCCCATTATCAATGTATCGAGTGGTTCGGTCTATGGATATGAATTTCTTTTGCGTCCTATCGATGAAGAGCATCGCTTTAATCCAGGAAGCCTCTTCTCCTTTTCTCAGAGAGCAGGATTGCAGTCGGTCCTAGATAGTCAGGCGCGCATTTCAGCGATTAAGATCAGTGCTAAGCATTTATCTAAAGGGGTCAAACGATTTATTAATTTCTTACCATCATCAATCTATGATCCAAATCATTGTTTGAAGAGTACATTGCAAGCTGTCGAAAGAGCAAACATTGACCCTGAAGATTTGGTATTTGAAGTGGTGGAGACAGAGAAAATCCCCGATATCGATCAATTGAAAAATATATTTAACGTTTATCAAAAACGTGGGATACATGTGGCGTTGGATGATCTTGGTTCAGGGTTTGCAACGGTAGATGTATTAAAAGAATTAAAGCCGAATTTCGCAAAAATTGACCGAAATCTTATTGGTCATTGTGATGAAGACCCTATCAAGCAAAGAGAAATAAAAGAGATAGCTAATGTGGCGAATACATATGGAATTACTTTACTTGCAGAAGGAATCGAACGAAAAGAAGAAGCTGACTTTTGCGCGCATTTACATATTCCTCTCGCTCAAGGTTATTATTTTGGACGCCCTGAAGCTAAGCCTCGTGAAAGTCTTCATATATAA
- the nfsA gene encoding oxygen-insensitive NADPH nitroreductase, with protein MNKVIETQRQHRSYRAYTTTAVEEEKLEAIVSAAQAAPSWINGQQVSIIAVKDENRKAKLAKLVGNQAYVAQAPVFFIFCADFHRAQLAGQKHGKELEAIHDVDALLVGATDVGLAMSSAITAAESMELGTVPIGGIRKHPLEVIELLELPKYVIPISGLCIGYPNEDPPLKPRLPKETIYHQERYHSVDPSLIERYDETMSRYMEKRSNGKLSTSWTERVSSFYEKPYYTDIAAMLTKQGFVCDNIKKS; from the coding sequence ATGAACAAAGTGATTGAGACACAACGGCAACATCGTTCTTATCGAGCTTACACAACAACAGCTGTTGAAGAAGAAAAACTAGAGGCTATCGTTTCTGCTGCACAAGCTGCCCCTTCCTGGATCAATGGACAGCAAGTGTCGATTATTGCGGTAAAGGATGAAAATAGAAAAGCAAAGTTGGCCAAACTAGTGGGAAACCAAGCTTATGTTGCACAAGCACCGGTCTTTTTCATTTTTTGTGCAGACTTTCACCGCGCTCAATTAGCAGGCCAAAAACACGGGAAAGAACTTGAAGCGATTCATGATGTCGACGCCCTTCTTGTTGGCGCAACAGATGTTGGATTGGCGATGTCGAGTGCAATTACGGCCGCGGAATCGATGGAACTAGGTACGGTCCCAATAGGAGGCATTCGAAAACATCCTCTTGAAGTCATTGAATTGCTGGAACTACCTAAGTATGTCATTCCTATTTCTGGGCTATGTATCGGTTATCCAAACGAAGACCCTCCATTAAAGCCTCGCCTTCCTAAAGAGACCATCTATCATCAAGAACGTTACCATTCGGTCGACCCATCATTGATTGAGCGCTATGATGAAACGATGAGTCGTTACATGGAGAAACGTTCAAACGGAAAGCTCTCTACTTCTTGGACAGAACGTGTGTCAAGCTTTTATGAAAAACCCTATTACACTGATATTGCCGCTATGCTTACAAAACAAGGGTTTGTTTGTGACAATATTAAGAAAAGCTAA
- the meaB gene encoding methylmalonyl Co-A mutase-associated GTPase MeaB has product MMRTPKRRTLTVDDYVVGVKEQNRALLARAITLVESNASKHLQLAQDVLTELMPHTGNSIRIGFSGVPGAGKSTLIEAFGMMLCERGHKVAVLAVDPSSTLTGGSILGDKTRMEKLSRHPQAYVRPSPASGTLGGVARKTRETLLLCEAAGYDVIIVETVGVGQSEIAVRSMVDFFLVLMLTGAGDELQGMKKGIMEMADAMVINKADGKNKRAAELAKVELNRMLHMLPPITEGWATEAHTVSALTGEGVEQIWTIIEKHKEHMQQHDLFLNRRNEQALRWFQDLIEEQVLAQFYQNEQIQKRLPLLKNQVLSGKSTATKAALELLNVRNKT; this is encoded by the coding sequence ATGATGCGAACCCCTAAAAGAAGAACATTAACAGTGGATGATTATGTAGTGGGTGTAAAAGAGCAGAATCGTGCTTTGCTTGCACGGGCGATCACACTGGTTGAAAGCAATGCGTCAAAACATTTGCAACTAGCTCAAGATGTGTTAACAGAATTAATGCCACACACAGGAAACTCCATTCGAATTGGATTTTCTGGTGTACCTGGAGCTGGAAAAAGCACATTAATTGAAGCATTTGGAATGATGCTTTGTGAGCGAGGGCATAAAGTCGCCGTTCTAGCTGTTGACCCGTCTAGTACGTTAACAGGCGGAAGTATTTTAGGTGATAAAACAAGAATGGAGAAGTTATCAAGACATCCCCAGGCGTACGTTAGACCTTCACCTGCTAGTGGTACACTTGGAGGCGTCGCGCGAAAAACACGGGAAACATTGCTTCTTTGTGAGGCTGCGGGATATGATGTGATCATTGTCGAGACAGTCGGTGTTGGTCAAAGTGAAATCGCGGTGCGTTCAATGGTCGACTTTTTTCTCGTCCTTATGCTGACAGGTGCAGGAGATGAGTTACAAGGAATGAAAAAAGGCATCATGGAAATGGCAGATGCGATGGTGATTAACAAAGCAGACGGAAAAAACAAACGAGCAGCTGAACTAGCCAAAGTCGAACTAAACCGTATGTTACATATGTTGCCTCCGATTACAGAAGGGTGGGCGACAGAAGCACATACCGTCTCTGCTCTAACTGGAGAAGGTGTTGAACAAATATGGACGATCATTGAGAAGCATAAAGAGCATATGCAACAGCACGACTTATTTCTTAATCGTCGTAATGAACAAGCATTAAGATGGTTCCAAGATTTAATTGAAGAGCAAGTCCTCGCCCAATTCTATCAAAATGAACAAATTCAAAAGAGGCTTCCCTTGTTGAAGAACCAAGTCTTAAGTGGAAAGTCAACAGCTACAAAAGCCGCACTCGAATTACTAAATGTTAGAAATAAAACGTAG